The Microbacterium esteraromaticum genome contains the following window.
TGGCGATGCGCCCAGGGCGAGATCGACATCGTCGCGGTGCACGATGGGATGCTCTGCATCGTCGAGGTGAAGGCTCGGCGCAGTGAGGCCTTCGGGCACCCGTTCGAAGCCATCGATGAACGCAAGCGACGGCGGCTGTGGCAGCTGGCGTTCGCCTGGGCCGCCGAGCATCCTGATGCCGCTCGCCGCCGTCCGGTGCGTCTGGAGGCCATCGGTCTGATCGGAGCGGATGCCCGAACGGCGCGCCTTGAGCACCTCGTGGACATGCTGTGAGCACGGCACGCACCTGGGCGGTCGCCCTCACCGGCGTCGACGGGCACCTGGTCGAGGTCGAGGCTGACCTGAGCAACCAGACCCCGGGATTCCAGATCATCGGATTGCCCGACAAGGCTCTGGGGGAGTCCGCGCAGCGGGTGCGCAACGCCTGTGTGAACGTCGGGCTGCCGTTTCCGCGTCGTCGCGTGACCGTCAATCTGTCACCGGCGAACCTGCCCAAGCACGGGTCAGGTTTCGATGTGAGTATCGCCGTCGCGACGCTGGCGACGGAGGGAACCGTATCGGCGGATGCCATTCGCGCGACCGTGCACATCGGTGAGCTCGGTCTCGACGGGCGGCTGCGTCCGGTTCCCGGCGTGCTGCCCTCGGTCTACGCGGCGGCCCGGGCCGGCTTCGAACGCGTCATCGTGCCGCACGCCAATGCCGACGAGGCGCGCCTGGTGCCGGGTATCGAGGTACGGGCAGCGACGTCGTTGGCCGAGGTCGCGGCGCTCCACGGAGCCGAGATCGACCCGCTCGAGGTCGATCCGGTCGTGTTGCCCGGGGAAGACGACCGCGAGGAGGACGCTCATCTGGAACTCGCCGATGTCGTCGGGCAGGATGACGCCGTCGACGCGATGATCACGGCGGCCGCCGGGGGACACCACATGATGTTGAGCGGCCCACCGGGTGCGGGCAAGACCATGCTGGCGCGGCGGTTACCTGGCATCCTTCCGCCCCTGACCGACGCGGAGGCGCTCGAAGTGGCCGCGATTCGCTCGCTGACCGGGCGCGCCGTGACGCGCCTCGAGTCGGTGGCACCGTTCGAAGCACCGCACCACAGCGCGTCGGCGGCGGCGCTGGTCGGTGGCGGGTCGCGCGTGGCGCGGCCCGGCGCCATCGTGCGCG
Protein-coding sequences here:
- a CDS encoding YraN family protein, which gives rise to MAAKDDFGRAGEERAAQHLRASGYAVLDRNWRCAQGEIDIVAVHDGMLCIVEVKARRSEAFGHPFEAIDERKRRRLWQLAFAWAAEHPDAARRRPVRLEAIGLIGADARTARLEHLVDML
- a CDS encoding YifB family Mg chelatase-like AAA ATPase, yielding MSTARTWAVALTGVDGHLVEVEADLSNQTPGFQIIGLPDKALGESAQRVRNACVNVGLPFPRRRVTVNLSPANLPKHGSGFDVSIAVATLATEGTVSADAIRATVHIGELGLDGRLRPVPGVLPSVYAAARAGFERVIVPHANADEARLVPGIEVRAATSLAEVAALHGAEIDPLEVDPVVLPGEDDREEDAHLELADVVGQDDAVDAMITAAAGGHHMMLSGPPGAGKTMLARRLPGILPPLTDAEALEVAAIRSLTGRAVTRLESVAPFEAPHHSASAAALVGGGSRVARPGAIVRAHRGVLFLDETPEFQRVALDALRQPLESGRIELIRSGFSASFPARFQLILAMNPCPCGQYGVRGSDCTCPPMAIRRYAGRLSGPLRDRIDIDLRVARVAASRATSGERSRMSSAVARERVLMARAAAQERWQGTPWRVNGDVPGERLRQGDLRLPASVRAPLDRALERGTVTLRAYDRVLRIAWTLADLDGLGMPGADELGRALFLKKGLLP